The Lutra lutra chromosome 7, mLutLut1.2, whole genome shotgun sequence genome segment TAAGGGAGTTGAGTTCTGAACACTGGAATTAGCAACAGGGAAGTCAGTGGCAACAATGATGGGAGAAATTTCAGTGGAGTAATGGCAGAGAAAGTCAGGTTTGGTAGGGTGAGAAATGAGCAGGAGCCAGACAGCTGCTTACAAAGGGGGAACTAAAATTAGACTTGCTGAAGAGTCATGGTGGGTCAAGGAGGATTTAAAGTCCTTTTtaatatggaaattatttttcatatttaaatgttGGTCAAATGATTGCAGGCAAGCAGAAGAGACCAAATCtacaagaaagggaaaaattgatAATGAAAGACAACAGATAATGAAAGGTTCTAGAACAAGCTGGCAGGAATAGATTCtaaaacaaatgttaataatCATAGGGTCCATTGTGGggtgttttgttgctgttgtctttgtttttttgtttgtttgcttgctgtCAAAGTATTAGCCATAATCATCTAAATAAGGTTAAGTCACTGAAATGTTCTAAACTGATAAATAACATAATTGTATTTGTATCTCAGAAAAATAATGGCATAAAATAGAAGCTGGATTCAAGGATTTTAAACTGGAGACACAGACGACATTTAGGAGGCTAGTCCAATCATCCTGAAAAAAAAGGCATGGACTTAAATGACAGCAGTAAGAGCTGGAATAGAGAAGACAGGAAAACTCAAGTTCTCAGGGAGGGGAAGTGACATGCTATAGGGATCAGTTACAGCTGATGCCATGAGGGTTACCGGGGTAACTGACCTGGCATGTAGTGGGTACTCCTACATTTTAGACTTGAGCAACCAGGAAAAAACATGGTGCCATTCACTTTGTAAGAAATGCAAGAGGAAAAGCAGATCTGGACAGGACTGTCAgggcatggaaaatattatgaacttttttttttttttttagtgtcatctcattttattattactaatttaaGGATTTGATGCCAAAGAAACTAAGGTAATTTTACAAACTCAGAATGTTCGCAAGTAcatgaaatttccattttattgtagTCTTCTAGCACACTAGCTCAAATACATTTCTCTACAACTGCTCCAACACAACTCCTCTGGAATTATTTCAGTCATCCTTAACATGTGACTCTGCCAAATACTTTGaatctaaaataaacataaaattttaattatttttagatgaaTGGGTTAAGAAAGTCATCAGGTGATGGTTAGGACTGTTAATTTCCAAAAAATTGTGTTGAAGTGTTTCTTCTGATACAGTAGTTATACAttagaattttcaaaaaacaagggcagaacaaaaatataaaagaaactcCTGCAGCTTAAGCCTCCCATGGTCCTAAACCTCTGagagaagcaaagcaaagcaCCTTTCCTGCAATTTAAGTGGGTTTCCAGTATTTCCATGTAGCTGAGCTTTCTGAGATAGACACTCAACGATGTATCATTAATATATGTATCATCTTGGCTCTGGCTGTATTAATTATGCCTGAAGAGTTTAATACCCATCCAAGTCCAAAGGTGGAAGAACACATAAACAGGTATGGTAATGGGCAGGAGCAGACTGTAAAAGCACAGGCTGGCTGTGCTAGTGCAGCCCTGTGGGAAGTTTTCTTCCACGGAGGCTGAGTAGAACAGTCCCGCTAGAGAGACCAACGGTATAAGAACAGTCAACGTAGGAAGAGACAGAAACATTCTTCTCCCCCACTTACTACCTGCCactctgacttttaaaaaggtaagtgGTATTAAGAAAGTTTAGCtgtgctgctttttaaaaaattatgatctaGTGCTGCTccatttcttcttgcttcttaCTTTGATGTGTCATCCTAGCTGCCTGCGGTATCATATTAGGGATCCCATCAATAATTGGATAGGCTATTCCCAACTCTTCATTAATCAATTCGTTCGTCGATGCTTCGTATCTGAGCGGCTTCTTGGAGAGCGGGCACACCAGGAACTCGAGCAGCGCCGGGTCGAAGGCGCGGGGCGGGTCCCCGGTCCTCTCGCTCTTGTCCGCGGACCGCCGTGACCCCGACGCGTGAAGGCACCTACGGGCGACCGCGAACGGCGGCACGCGTGGACCCCGCAGCGCTGAGGCGAGCCAGCCGCACGCTCCGCTCAGCATGGTGCAGCAGGCCGCCGCCGCCACACTGCACCGCACGGCGCCCTCCGCCAGCCCAGGCCCCTTCAGCCGGAGCCCGCGCCGCCAGTCCCACCGCCGGCCAGCCTCCGCCCCCGGTGCTGCCATGAACTTTCTTTAAAGTCATGTATTCACTCATCCATTAAACACATTTCTTAAAAGTTACTTTATGTCAGGAATTATACTAAATTCTGAGGAACAAAAGAGCTATATTTCCTGCTCTATTGTACTTACTTTCGGGTAATTTTGTGGGTGGTTATTGTTTTGAGTTTGAGATGCTTTTATGATTTCTAAGtacatatgttaaataaataaataattggataAACTAATGTAGGGTTCAGAAGAAAGGCTGAAATGTGTGTGTTTAGgtaaaatgtacaaatataaaaatacatatgtatattgtgagtgtgtgtgtgtgtgtgtgtgtgtgtgtgtatatacacacacactcacacagctggaaggaaggaaggaaaggaaggatattgacattgatcaCATTCCCCTTAATGTAAGTGtcctccacccccagccagcTGGAGCAAAGCAAAGAACAATTAAAGAAGGTATACTTCTTAAAAGTGGCCTAGATCATGGCTATTTTTATGGTCAGATCATGTTAACTATCATtctgacttttttgttttgttttgttttgtttttgtttttgttttttgtttttgttttttgacagagagatcacaagtaggtagagaggcaggcagagagagagggggaagcaggctccccgccaagcagagagcccgatgcagggctcgatcccaggaccctgagatcatgacctgagccgaaggcagaggcttaacccactgagccacccaggtgcccctcattctgacttttatatgcaaatatacaACTTTATATTTAGCCACATGTAATGACTGATTTATCTTTGAGGTCAGACAGAGCTGGGTTTCAGTTCTAGCTCTGCCCATCCAGGTGTAAGAACAAATATCatccaacatttattgagaacctactatgtacTAGCCCAGTGTAAGGTACTGAAGAGCATGGTTACTAATCCATTGTCCTTGCCCTGGAGATGCTTCTATATTCATGAAGCAGGTTAATTTTCATTTCAGCcaacatgaggaaaaaaatctttctcacaGAGTTGTGGGAAATAAGTGGGGCAAGTATGCAGAATGCTTTATGGATGACACCTATTTCTCT includes the following:
- the LOC125105437 gene encoding phosphatidylinositol N-acetylglucosaminyltransferase subunit Y, whose amino-acid sequence is MFLSLPTLTVLIPLVSLAGLFYSASVEENFPQGCTSTASLCFYSLLLPITIPVYVFFHLWTWMGIKLFRHN
- the LOC125105435 gene encoding protein preY, mitochondrial-like; this encodes MLSGACGWLASALRGPRVPPFAVARRCLHASGSRRSADKSERTGDPPRAFDPALLEFLVCPLSKKPLRYEASTNELINEELGIAYPIIDGIPNMIPQAARMTHQSKKQEEMEQH